In Candidatus Goldiibacteriota bacterium HGW-Goldbacteria-1, the sequence GAAAGCATGGTATTAGGCGCGCAGGACAGGATAAAAACACTTGAATACGAAATCTTCTGCAGAATAAGGCAGCAGATTTCTCTTTCAATAAAAGAACTTCAGGCGCTGTCTTCGCAGATAGCCGAACTTGACTGCCTTATTTCATTTGCCGAAGCCGCCATTAATAACGGTTTTACCCGTCCGGAAATCACCACAGGCAATGAAATAATAATTACAGAAGGCAGGCACCCCGTGGTTGAAAACAGCGTGGGCAGAAATGAATTCATTCCCAATGACTGCGCACTTGACTGTTCCGATAATATGATAATGGTAATAACAGGCCCAAACATGGCGGGTAAATCAACGTTCATGAGGCAGGTGTGCGTAATAGTAATAATGGCTCAGGCAGGGTCGTTTGTCCCCGCCAAATACGCTAAGATAGGAATAACAGACAGAATTTTTACAAGAATCGGCGCCGCCGACTACCTTGCGCGCGGCCAGTCCACCTTTATGGTAGAAATGATAGAAACCGCAAACATTCTTAATAACGCCACAGCCAAATCACTTATCGTTCTTGATGAAGTGGGCAGGGGAACTTCCACCTTTGACGGCGTTTCAATAGCGTGGGCGGTTACGGAATACATTCACAATAACATAAAAGCCAAAACCCTTTTTGCCACACACTATTATGAACTTACAGAGATACAGGACATTCTGGCAGGCGTACAGAATTATAATATTCAGGTAAAAGAGTACGGCGGTAAAATTGTCTTTATGCGCAAAATAGTAAAAGGCAGCACGGATAAAAGCTACGGCATTCACGTGGCGCAGCTGGCAGGGCTTCCGGGCGAACTTTTAAGCAGTGCGAAAAAAGTTTTAAAAAGCCTTGAAGACGCCAATTACACAAAAGACGGCCACACAAAACTTGGCGGCGCGCCCGCAAAAAAAGAAACGCTTCAGCCGGACCTTTTTGCCGCGGCAGAAGAATCAGCCGTGCTTTCGGAATTAAGCGCGCTTGAAACGGACAATATGACGCCTTTGGACGCGCTTATAAAAATTAAACAGATGAAAGAAAAATACAGATAACATAAAACAGGGAGCATCAATGGACATTAAAGTTTTAGGATTAATCGCAGGTTTTTTCACGTCAATAGGTTTTATTCCACAGATAGTTAAAGGTATCAGAACAAAAAAGATGAAAGATGTCGCGTTGTGGCAGTACATTCTGACTTTTATAGGTATCACATTATGGCTTATCTACGGCGTCATCATTAAGGACACCCCGCTTATCGCGGCCAACGCTTTTTCACTTGTATGCGTCACAACGGTATTATCACTGCGTATTATGTACCGCAACAACTGACATGCCGGCTAATCCAAAATCTCCAAAACCTTTAATACGCGTCGAAAAACGCGGAGGCAAAGAAGTAACTGTTATCATCAATCTGCACACTTATGGCAGCGCGCGCCTTGAAAAGATAGCAGGTGATTTGAAAAAGTCCTGCGGCTGCGGCGGAACTGTTAAAAACGGTGCAATAGAGATACAGGGAAACAAAACCGATACTGTAAAGGATTATCTGATGAAAAATATACTGGCGTTGATTCTTATATTATTTATGGTTTCATGTAAATCCCCGTCTGTTAATATAAACGAACCCAATACACAGCCCTATGATTACGGCGAATTGGCGCTGCTGAATCTTAATTTTAATTCCCAGACATACTCTCCGTGGGAAGGGCAGTACACGGCAGATGGTGTTAACTTTTCTTATACTGACACCGGCGCATACGAAGGCAGCTACTGCGGCAAATTCAAAATAGGTGCGGGCGGCGATTTATGGACATCGCCAAACAACGGGTCGCAGACCGCAAGAAGCGAACTGCAGTTAATGCGCACAGCACCGGCCGGTACCGAAATTTATTATTCCTGGTACATTAAAATTGATTCTTCTTATACTGAAAGTAATGACTGGCAGGTAATAGGGCAGTTTCACGACCAGCCCGACCCCGCGCTTGGAGAAACATGGAGTAATTATCCCGCTCATTCGCCCCCGCTTGCCTACAAATATAAAAACGGTAACCTGATAATCAGCGTATACAGCTGGGATATAAACGGTGTAATGGATATTGCGTCAGTGCCTTTAAGCAAAGGAGTCTGGCACAGGATTAAAACAAGGGTGTTTTGGAGCACAGAAAACACAGGGTTTGTTGAAGCGTGGCTTGACGGCACGGCAATTGAAAGCGGTACCGGTCTTACAAGATACACCGCAAGAAATTGTTTTAACAACGCAGGCAATTACATTAAAATTGGTTTATACAGGTCAAATTCAATAACAACAGAGGGAATTGTTTACTACGATAATATCAAATCCGGTTTAACATCAGAGTCAGTGGATTAAGACAAACGGAGGCTTTATGAAAATCTGGGATTCGTGGTTATTGCTTGCTTTTGCGTCGGCATTTTTTGCGGGATTAACGGCAATATTTGGAAAAGTAGGAGTGGCGGGAATTAATTCCAATCTTGCCACCTTTATCCGCACGGTAATAATTATCGGCATCATTGCACTTATAGTCACGTGGAGAAAAGAGTGGCAGCCTTTAAACACCATCTCTACACATACACTTATTTTTCTTGCCTTATCCGCGATTGCCACAGGTGCATCGTGGTTATGTTATTACCGCGCGCTTCAGATAGGCCCCGCGTCACGCGTGGCGCCAATTGACAAACTTAGCGTGGTCTTCGCGATGGTACTGGCATTTATATTTTTAAAAGAAACCCTTACATGGAAAGCGGCAATAGGGGGCTCTTTAATCGCCGCCGGAGCAATATTTCTGGCCTTACCGTAAAGGTTAAAGTTATTTATGTTTGTTTTGGTATTATGAATTGATTTGCTGATGTTTATTAAAAATTGGGACACCCATCGTAGTTCAGACAATGATGTGGTACTGTGTAATCTCCACCATCAGTCACAACAATAGTATTGCCCAAAACCGTATATGTTCCTATCGGAACGTCAAAAAATACATAACCTGTATGATCGCCACCAGGGCATCCTGTACGAAATTCCCATCCCAAAGGTTCAAGTATTATTGATGCACAGTTCACCGACATATTACATCCGGTGCAATTTGAATCCGTATGTCCTATTGTCCCGTGAATCGTTGATCCGCCTTCAACCGCTCCTATATTTGTCGCTGTGGGTAAAGGAGTCGGTAATGGAGTGTTTGTTGATGTGGCTGTAAATGAAGGCGTAAATGTTGGAGTAATTGTAGGTGTTTTTGTCGGCGTTAGTGTATAAGTTATTGTTCTTGTGTAAGTATGTGTATATGAAAAGGTTGGCATTAGAGTATTAGTGTCAGTCACGGTGGCAGTGGCAGTGTCTATATATACATCGAAATCTCCAGATTTCGTGACTGCCGCAGGCGATTGATGCCTTGAGCAGTTTACGGCTATTAAAAGTGCGGCTGTGATAACTAGTACCCCGATGTATTTTCCCATAATTATATTAGACAACAAAAGACGAAAAATGTCTCTATAATTTTTTAATAATTAATTTGTGATTCGCTTTTATTGAAGCGGATCTTCAGCCCGCGGTTTGTTTTTGATAATATTGAATTTCGGTTTGGTAGCCGCTTGCGTTGTTTAAGTTTTTTTTACCAAAGAGACGCAATGCATTTCGTCTCGTTTTTGTTTTAGTGTTTGGCAGAGGTGAACTTTATAGTGTGTTTGTTTAAACTGAATTAAAAATTTGGACAGCCTGTATAGTTTACACAATGATGTGGAACTTGATAATTTCCTCCGTCAGTAACAACTATCGTATGGCCCAAAACGATATATGTCCCAATCGGAACATTACTGAAACCATAACTTGTACCGCTGGCCCCTCCCGGACATTCCGATGAATATATCCAGCCTAACGGGATAAGTTCTACTGAAATGCAGTTTAAAGATAAATTACAACTGTAACAATTTGAATCCGTATGTCCCATCGTTCCGTAAATATTTGCGCCACCTTCAACCGCACCTATATTTGTTGCGGTTGGCATAGGTGTAGGCAAAGGCGTATTTGATGATGTTGCCGTGAAAGTGTAAGTAAAAGTGGGAGTAATTGTGCGTGTAATAGTCGGTGTTCCTGTATCAGTAATTGTGTTTGTATGAGTATGCGTATATGTATAAGTAAAAGTAGGCGTAATTGTAGGTGTATTAGCCGGAGTTCTTGTGTAAGTTATTGTACATGTATAAGTATGCGTATATGTATAGATTGGTATTATTGTAAATGTAAACGTCGGAGTAATAGTTACAGAACCTGTATATAATTCAATTTCCGTAATCGCCGCAGGGGATTGATGCCTTGCGCAATTTGCTGCTAAAAAAAGTGCGGCTGTGATAACTAGTACCCCGATGTATTTTCCCATAATTATATTAGACAACATTAAGCGAAAAAAGTCTCTATATGTTATATATTTTGCCCTGGTAGACGCGGGTCTTTAAGCCCGCGGTAGTTAACAATTAACAAACGCTTTTAATTTTTGTAATTAATAATTTAGGAACACCTACAAAACCAAAATTTATCGGGCTGAATACCCGCGTCTATCCTGCCTGTTTCCGATAGCAAGCTCGCTTCATTGCCGGGATTTCCGCTTCGCAGGCTCACTCTAACCACAACATATTATCAAATCAAAACCACGCACCTTAAAAGGCACGGCTACCAAAGCAAAGTCCCTCTAAGTCTCTTCGCTGTTGTTTTTCTGCTTTATCTATGGGATATGGGATAACCGTTTATGGGATAAGTATTTGTTCATCCGTCTTTTATTTCTTTACATATGAAAATTTTATGATAATATATCACTTATTACTTAATATTCAGGAGGTAAACATGAAAGAAGTAAAAGGTTCACTTACAGGAAAAGGCAAAAAGGTCGGTATTGTAATATCACGTTTCAATGAATCCATCAGCAATAACCTGTTAAAGGGCGCTGTTGACTGCCTTACAAGGCACGGCGTGGCAGAAGATATGATAGAAGTGTTCTGGACACCGGGCGCTTTTGAAATTCCCGTTGTACTGGCGCAGCTTGTAAAGAAGGCAAAATTTAACGGTTTTATTGCGCTTGGCGCGGTTATCAGGGGCGAAACACCTCATTTTGACTACGTGGCATCAGAAGTTTCCAAAGGCATCGCAAACACAAGTATTAATTCCGGCATTCCGGTGGCTTTCGGCGTAATCACAGCCGACACAATGGAACAGGCACAGGACAGGGCAGGGGCAAAAAGCGGAAACAAAGGTTGGGATTCAGCTTCCGCGGTACTTGAAATGATGGATTTAATGGACAAACTTTAACAGGAATAAAAATCCGCTCTTTAAAGGACAATACGACATGGGAATACGACGCGCAGGAAGAATAATTACATTGCAGGGCCTTTACCAGATGGACATCGCCAAAAAAACAAAACTTGAAATAATTGACTTCATAGAAAACTACCCGGCTCTTAAACTTACCGAAGACGAACCTAAAGAAAACTTCATTGAAAAATCAAAAGAATTTGCAATTGACCTTATTAATGTCATTGACGAACATCAGGAAGAAATAGACACCATAGTCCCCAAATACCTTAAAAACTGGAAGTTTGACCGTATTCTGTCAATTGACAGGTGCATTTTAAGGATGGGCGCGGGGGAATTCCTCTTTAAAGAAGACATTCCATACAAAGTCACAATTAACGAAGCGATTGAACTTGCCAAAAAATTTGGGGATGAAAAATCCGGCGGTTTTGTAAATGGTGTCCTGGATAACATTGTCAAAAACGAAGCTGAAAACTTTCCTGTGCTGAAGAAGAAAGTGAATAGATAATTAAGGGCTGATGCTTGGAAGGTTAGACGCTTGGATGGTCGGTAAAAACAAATCCAAGAACGGCTGATGCTTGGACGGTTAGATGGTTGGATGGTCGGCTAAAACAAACCCAAGAACGCAACATACAATCCGCATATTTTCCTCATTGTCCCTTACGGGACATTTGCCTTTACAACCCTAATAAAATATAGTATAAATGACATACGGCATTACTATCTGCCTGTAATTTACAAGGAGGTTTTACTTTGAAAAAACTTGGAAACATTTCTTCATCTCTCTCATTCTGGCTTTTCATTTTCTTTATAGTTGTAATTTTCGCCAATTATTATTCTTCCAATAAACAGCAGGCGGTTAAAAAAATAAGTTACTCTGAAATGCTTTCTCTTGCATCTTCGGGTAATATTACCGAAGTTACAATAGAGGTTCAGGATACTATTAACCTTGTAAAAGGAGCCACCAAAGACAGCGTAAAATTTGAATCCTCCGCCCCTTTAAACGATGACTTAATGTATAAAACTCTTCACGAAAATAAAGTAAAAATAACATCCAAACTTCCCGGTTCCACCTTTGGGCGTATGTTCGGCTCTTTCTTTTTATATTTTGGCCCTATTCTTATCTTAATAATTTTCTGGGTTTTTATGATGAACAAATCTCAGGGCGGCGCCGGCGGCGCAATGTCTTTTGGCAAAAGCAAAGCCAAACTTGCGGTGGTTGGCGGAAAAATAACCTTTGCCGATGTGTCCGGTGTTGACGAAGCAAAAGAGGAACTTAAAGAGATAATTGACTTCTTAAAAGACCCTAAACGCTTTCAGAAACTTGGCGGAAAAATTCCCAAAGGCGTACTTTTACTTGGGCCCCCGGGATCCGGCAAAACACTTCTTGCCCGCGCGGTAGCAGGCGAAGCAGGGGTTCCGTTTTTCTCCATCTCCGGCTCTGACTTTGTTGAAATGTTTGTGGGCGTAGGCGCGGCGCGCGTGCGCGACCTTTTTGAACAGGGAAAGAAAAGCGCTCCGTGCATAATATTCATTGATGAAATAGACGCGGTAGGACGCTACAGAGGCGCGGGATTAGGCGGCGGACACGACGAAAGGGAGCAAACCTTAAACGCCCTGCTTGTAGAAATGGACGGTTTTGAAAAAAATAACGGCGTCATTATTATAGCAGCCACCAACAGGCCCGACGTTTTAGACCCGGCGCTTATGAGGCCCGGAAGGTTTGACAGGCAGGTTGTGGTAGACAGGCCGGATTTAAACGGCAGGGAAGGAATTTTAAAAGTTCATTCAAAAGACGTAAAGCTTGCATCCGAAATAGACCTTATGGTTATTGCGCGCAGGACGCCCGGTTTTTCCGGCGCTGACCTTGCGAATCTTATAAACGAAGCGGCGCTTCTTGCGGCAAGAAGAAATAAGAAAGAAGTCACCATGGATGAACTCGAAGAATCCATTGACCGCGTTATGGCCGGCCCGCAGAGAAAAAGCAGGGTAATTAAAGATGAAGAAAAGAAACGCATCGCGTATCACGAAGCAGGCCATGCCATTGTGGCAAAAGCCCTTCCTGACACCCATCCCGTGCATAAAATATCCATTATACCGCGCGGTTTTGGCGCTCTTGGATATACGCTTCAATTACCGACAGAAGACCGGTTTTTGGCCACAAAAAATGAAATGATAAACACCATAAAGATAATGATGGGCGGCCGCGTGGCAGAAGAGCTTATCTTTGATGACATATCCACCGGCGCAAGCAATGATATAGAACGCGCCACAGCCACCGCGCACGACATGATTACCAGGTATGGCATGAGCAAAGTTATGGGCCCCATTACTTTCGGGAAATCAAATCAGGAAGTTTTTATAGGCAAGGACCTGATGAAAGAAAAGAATTACTCTGAAGAGACCGCGCAGAAAATTGATTCAGAGGTTAAAAGCATAGTCACCGGCGCGTATGACGAAGCAAAGATTATTTTAACTTCAAATAAAAAACTGCTTATAAAAATCGCCGAGACACTCCTTGAAAAAGAAGTAATGGACAGCGAGGAATTCATAAAACTTTTTGACGAAAACAGCATAAAAGCAAAAAGCACAAAAAGGACAAAAAAGAATGGATAAAGAAAAGATAAAAAAAGCGGTTACTATGATTCTTGAAGCCATCGGAGAAGACACAAACCGCGAAGGCTTAAAGCAGACACCTGAACGCGTTGCGGATATGTATGAAGAAATATTCGCGGGCATAAACCAGAAGCCCGAAGAATTCATTAAAATTTTCCAGGAAGACGAACACGAAGAACTTATCATATTAAAAGACATCCCGTTTTATTCCGTTTGCGAACACCACCTGATGCCGTTTTTAGGCAAGGCGCACATAGGTTACATCCCCAAGAAAAACAGGCTGTTGGGGTTAAGCAAACTTGCCAGAATGGTTGAAATGTACGCCAAACGCCTGCAGCTGCAGGAAAGGCTTACTTCACAGGTGGCTGACACCATAATGAAAGCAGTGGACCCGCTTGGCGTCATAGTAATCGTGGAAGCCCAGCACCTTTGCACCACAATGCGCGGTGTAAAAAAACCGGGTTCTGTAATGGTTACTTCCGCTATCCGCGGAATTTTCAAGGATGATGAAAGCGCAAGGAAAGAAGCGTTAAGCCTTATAAATAAATAGCAGGGCGGGAACTTTATGATGGTCAGGGGAATTAGATTTGATTTTTCAAAACCCTGTATTATGGGAATTTTGAACATTACCCCTGATTCTTTTTCGGACGGCGGTTCTTTTGATTCAACAGAAAAGGCGGTAATGCACGCTGTTTACATGGCGGAAAACGGCGCCGATATAATTGATATGGGCGCCGAATCCACAAGGCCCGGCGCGGCTGCTGTAACAGAACAGGAAGAATTATCAAGGCTGATACCGGTAATAAGCGCATTTCGGGAGTTAAACAAAAACACTCCCGTTTCCGCGGACACTTACAAAGCAAAAACCGCGGCAGAGGCAATAAAAGCCGGCGCGGATATGATAAATGATATTTCAGGCGGCACTTTTGACAGCGCAATGATGCAGACGGCAGGGAAGCTTGATGTGCCTTATGTAATAATGCACACCAAAAACACCCCGGATAAAATGCAGAAAGATACCGCTTATTCGGACAAAGGCGCGGTTTCTGACATCCTGGAATATTTCAGGGAACGTATTGCCGCGGCCATAAAAGCCGGAATAAAAAAAGACAACATTATCCTGGACCCCGGAATCGGGTTTGGCAAAACGCAGCAGGACAATATTGAAATTATAAAAAATACAGTTGAATTTAAAAAACTTGGATTCCCGGTGTTAATAGGGGCTTCAAGAAAGTCATTCATAGGCAATATAACAGGCAAGCCGCCGGATAAGCGGATTTTTGGCTCCGCGGCAGCCGCCGCGGTATCGGTAATATTCGGGGCGGATATTTTAAGGGTGCACGACGTCCCTGAAATGCGTGACTGCGTAAAAACAGCTTATGAATTCATAAAAACAAAGAAGGAGGGTTAAATTTAAATGCAGAAATTTTTCACAAACATCCTGAATACTTTTTCCGGCATACGCGTAAACGATATTATTGATATCCTCCTTGTCACCTTTGTAATTTATCAGGTCTTTATGCTCTTATACGAAACCCGCGCCATACAGATGTTAAAAGGTTTTCTGGTTATTCTTTTTTTTGTGGTTATCGCAAGAATCCTTGAACTTAACACCATGACATGGATTCTTACGGGTTTAAGCACGATATGGATAATTGCCTTTATAATCGTTTTCCAGCCGGAACTAAGAAGGGTGCTTGTGGAACTTGGGCAGAATAAACTGTTTAAGTTTATTTTCAAGGAACACGGCCAGTTGTACAGGGAAATAAGGGAGTCTTCCGTAATTCTGGCCAAAAAGAAAATTGGCGCTCTTATAGTGCTGGAACGCGAAGTTAACCTTAAAAGCTTTATTGACACAGGCACCAAACTTGACGCGGAAACCACATCAGAACTTCTTATCGCCATCTTTAATACCAAATCGCCCCTGCACGACGGCGCTGTGATAATCCGCGAAGGCCGTATTGCGGCGGCGGGCTGCATTCTTCCCCTTACTCAAAAAGAAGACATAGAACAGATGTACGGCATGCGCCACAGGGCGGCTATAGGCATATCCGAAGAAACTGACGCAATCACCATCATAGTGTCCGAAGAACGGCACACAATATCACTGGCAATCGGCGGAAAAATAACACCGGACATAGACGGCGACACGCTTCTTGAAATCCTGTCGCTTTATGCTCCGAAAATAAGGTGACCGTATGAAAGAATTCATAGCAAACTATATTCTGAAAAACTGGCAGTATAAGATAATGGCTCTGTTTGTGGCTGTGGGCATGTGGCTGTTTGTCGTCCGCGAACAGGAAATGACTGTCACAATTGATGTGCCCGTTGAATTTATTAACTATCCGGAGACCATGAAAGTCACCGGCAACGTACAGTCTTCGGTAAAAGTACAGCTTGAAGGAAGAAAAATAATTATTAATCAGATTGACAAAAAGACACTTAAAATTATCATTGACCTTAAAAAAGCCGTTATAGGTAAAAATTCCTATCAGGTGCTGGGCAGCAGATTTAAATCTTTACCCCGCGGTATTTTTATCCGTGACATCTCTCCTGCGTATATTTATATTGATTTTACAAAAGAACAGCCTCCGGAACCCGCCGAAGTAAAAGATGAAAAAGCAGCGGCGGAAAAGACCCCCGTTCCAAAATCCAAAAAACAGGTGATAAAAAATGGCTCAACTGTGCGTTAATATTGACCATATAGCCACATTAAGGCAGGCGCGCGGCGAAAATGAACCGGATCCTATAGCTGCCGCCGCAATAGCAGAACGCGCCGGCGCATCCGGAATTACAGTACACTTAAGGGAAGACCGCCGCCACATACAGGACAATGACGTAAAACTTTTAAGAAAAACAGTAAAAACCAAACTTAACCTTGAAATGTCACTTGCGGATGAAATTGTGGATTTTGCGGTTAAAATCCGCCCCGACGAAGCCACA encodes:
- a CDS encoding 6,7-dimethyl-8-ribityllumazine synthase, encoding MKEVKGSLTGKGKKVGIVISRFNESISNNLLKGAVDCLTRHGVAEDMIEVFWTPGAFEIPVVLAQLVKKAKFNGFIALGAVIRGETPHFDYVASEVSKGIANTSINSGIPVAFGVITADTMEQAQDRAGAKSGNKGWDSASAVLEMMDLMDKL
- the nusB gene encoding transcription antitermination factor NusB yields the protein MGIRRAGRIITLQGLYQMDIAKKTKLEIIDFIENYPALKLTEDEPKENFIEKSKEFAIDLINVIDEHQEEIDTIVPKYLKNWKFDRILSIDRCILRMGAGEFLFKEDIPYKVTINEAIELAKKFGDEKSGGFVNGVLDNIVKNEAENFPVLKKKVNR
- a CDS encoding cell division protein FtsH; the protein is MSSSLSFWLFIFFIVVIFANYYSSNKQQAVKKISYSEMLSLASSGNITEVTIEVQDTINLVKGATKDSVKFESSAPLNDDLMYKTLHENKVKITSKLPGSTFGRMFGSFFLYFGPILILIIFWVFMMNKSQGGAGGAMSFGKSKAKLAVVGGKITFADVSGVDEAKEELKEIIDFLKDPKRFQKLGGKIPKGVLLLGPPGSGKTLLARAVAGEAGVPFFSISGSDFVEMFVGVGAARVRDLFEQGKKSAPCIIFIDEIDAVGRYRGAGLGGGHDEREQTLNALLVEMDGFEKNNGVIIIAATNRPDVLDPALMRPGRFDRQVVVDRPDLNGREGILKVHSKDVKLASEIDLMVIARRTPGFSGADLANLINEAALLAARRNKKEVTMDELEESIDRVMAGPQRKSRVIKDEEKKRIAYHEAGHAIVAKALPDTHPVHKISIIPRGFGALGYTLQLPTEDRFLATKNEMINTIKIMMGGRVAEELIFDDISTGASNDIERATATAHDMITRYGMSKVMGPITFGKSNQEVFIGKDLMKEKNYSEETAQKIDSEVKSIVTGAYDEAKIILTSNKKLLIKIAETLLEKEVMDSEEFIKLFDENSIKAKSTKRTKKNG
- the folE gene encoding GTP cyclohydrolase I FolE; amino-acid sequence: MDKEKIKKAVTMILEAIGEDTNREGLKQTPERVADMYEEIFAGINQKPEEFIKIFQEDEHEELIILKDIPFYSVCEHHLMPFLGKAHIGYIPKKNRLLGLSKLARMVEMYAKRLQLQERLTSQVADTIMKAVDPLGVIVIVEAQHLCTTMRGVKKPGSVMVTSAIRGIFKDDESARKEALSLINK
- the folP gene encoding dihydropteroate synthase — encoded protein: MMVRGIRFDFSKPCIMGILNITPDSFSDGGSFDSTEKAVMHAVYMAENGADIIDMGAESTRPGAAAVTEQEELSRLIPVISAFRELNKNTPVSADTYKAKTAAEAIKAGADMINDISGGTFDSAMMQTAGKLDVPYVIMHTKNTPDKMQKDTAYSDKGAVSDILEYFRERIAAAIKAGIKKDNIILDPGIGFGKTQQDNIEIIKNTVEFKKLGFPVLIGASRKSFIGNITGKPPDKRIFGSAAAAAVSVIFGADILRVHDVPEMRDCVKTAYEFIKTKKEG
- a CDS encoding TIGR00159 family protein; its protein translation is MQKFFTNILNTFSGIRVNDIIDILLVTFVIYQVFMLLYETRAIQMLKGFLVILFFVVIARILELNTMTWILTGLSTIWIIAFIIVFQPELRRVLVELGQNKLFKFIFKEHGQLYREIRESSVILAKKKIGALIVLEREVNLKSFIDTGTKLDAETTSELLIAIFNTKSPLHDGAVIIREGRIAAAGCILPLTQKEDIEQMYGMRHRAAIGISEETDAITIIVSEERHTISLAIGGKITPDIDGDTLLEILSLYAPKIR